Proteins encoded together in one Papaver somniferum cultivar HN1 unplaced genomic scaffold, ASM357369v1 unplaced-scaffold_21, whole genome shotgun sequence window:
- the LOC113340044 gene encoding activator of 90 kDa heat shock protein ATPase homolog: protein MAKLGEGDSRWIVKDRPDGTNVHNWHWAETDCLEWSKNLLNKLLSNLTILDGESNLYIKTKKVDIVTGEAYVNVRKGKIIPGYELDITLSWIGEAKGSENESLMKIEGQVHIPYLADENADEDPEIKVKVKEDGTEIGKRLKDAFVAKGVPIVKEKVRVYVQSMAKGGPCKEELEVKKTNVAKSAASGASTAAAPAVKKDVAVAATSEKKKEGKKGFKKITLKEKYNCRAKDLFEILMDENRWKGFTQSNAKISKEVGGEFSLFDGSVNGTNLELEDGKLIAWKWRFGNWADGIYSTVRITFDEPETGVTVINLVHSEVPEEDRYGNATVVENTERGWRDLIFGRIRAVFGFGM from the exons ATGGCGAAATTAGGGGAAGGAGACAGTCGCTGGATTGTAAAAGACAGACCAGACGGTACAAACGTACATAACTGGCACTGGGCAGAAACCGATTGTCTGGAATGGTCAAAGAATCTCCTCAACAAACTTCTCTCAAATCTAACAATCTTAGATGGCGAATCGAATCTCTACATCAAGACCAAAAAAGTCGATATCGTCACCGGAGAAGCGTACGTGAATGTCCGGAAAGGTAAAATCATCCCTGGTTATGAACTTGATATAACTTTGAGTTGGATTGGTGAAGCAAAGGGTAGTGAGAATGAATCTCTGATGAAGATTGAAGGGCAAGTTCATATTCCTTATTTAGCTGATGAGAATGCTGATGAAGATCCTGAGATTAAGGTGAAAGTGAAGGAAGATGGGACtgagattgggaagagattgaagGATGCTTTCGTTGCGAAAGGGGTGCCGATTGTGAAAGAGAAAGTTAGGGTTTATGTGCAGAGTATGGCGAAAGGTGGGCCGTGTAAGGAAGAATTGGAGGTGAAGAAGACAAATGTGGCGAAATCGGCTGCTTCAGGGGCGAGTACTGCTGCGGCTCCTGCTGTGAAGAAggatgttgctgttgctgctactagtgagaagaagaaggaagggaAAAAGGGGTTTAAGAAGATTACTTTGAAAGAGAAGTATAATTGTAGGGCAAAGGATTTGTTTGAAATTTTGATGGATGAGAATAGGTGGAAGGGTTTTACGCAGAGTAATGCGAAGATAAGTAAGGAAGTTGGTGGTGAGTTTAGTTTGTTTGATGGGTCTGTTAATGGGACTAATTTGGAACTTGAAGATGGGAAATTGATTGCTTGGAAATGGAGGTTTGGGAACTGGGCTGATGGGATTTACTCTACG GTGAGGATTACATTTGATGAACCTGAAACTGGAGTTACTGTGATCAATTTGGTGCATTCTGAAGTTCCTGAGGAAGACAG ATATGGAAATGCAACTGTGGTGGAGAATACAGAAAGAGGCTGGAGGGATCTCATCTTTGGTCGGATTCGAGCAGTGTTTGGGTTTGGAATGTGA